A window of Rhinatrema bivittatum chromosome 2, aRhiBiv1.1, whole genome shotgun sequence contains these coding sequences:
- the CXCR6 gene encoding C-X-C chemokine receptor type 6, whose protein sequence is MEYYDKSDFADSVYLDYVNSTLDPNEHNVSQALHNIFLPCIYSFTCIFGLMGNSLVVLIYIFYEKLKTLMDVFLVNLATADILFLCTLPFLAYDAAHQWIFGLVMCKLLRGLYTVNLYTSMLTLTCITVDRYIAIARATRVHRFQGKKLAFGIAVCVTVWVVSFAIATPQFIFNKQFTISNQLKCYAEYNPPHVQLIVNGFQMTFGFFIPLLTMIVCYAIIINIIIHAKGIRKYKSLKIIFMVVAVFIATQLPYNLVILISTTDPNIHMHPHFIYAVTITEAIAYFHGCLNPVLYFFIGVKFRKNFVRLLKDFRCAGPHAVTKPLKTSDAECSKTFSASTNAEAISMHPI, encoded by the coding sequence ATGGAATATTATGACAAGAGCGACTTTGCTGATTCTGTCTATTTGGATTACGTAAACAGCACCTTAGATCCCAATGAGCATAACGTATCCCAGGCACTTCACAACATCTTTCTGCCATGTATTTATTCCTTTACCTGCATTTTTGGACTGATGGGGAACAGTCTGGTTGttcttatatatattttctaTGAGAAGTTGAAGACACTGATGGATGTGTTTTTGGTGAACCTGGCTACAGCTGATATCCTCTTTCTGTGCACTCTTCCATTCCTGGCCTACGATGCTGCACACCAGTGGATCTTTGGCCTCGTCATGTGCAAACTCCTGCGGGGCCTGTACACTGTGAATCTATATACTTCCATGCTGACTCTCACTTGCATTACTGTTGACAGGTATATTGCCATTGCACGAGCCACCAGAGTGCACAGGTTTCAAGGGAAAAAACTGGCTTTCGGCATCGCAGTCTGCGTCACAGTCTGGGTAGTTTCTTTCGCAATTGCCACACCACAGTTTATTTTTAACAAGCAGTTTACAATTAGCAACCAACTGAAATGCTATGCCGAGTACAATCCACCTCATGTGCAATTGATCGTCAACGGGTTCCAAATGACATTTGGCTTCTTCAtcccccttttaaccatgattgTTTGTTACGCAATCATTATCAACATCATCATTCATGCCAAGGGGATTCGGAAGTACAAATCCTTGAAAATTATATTCATGGTGGTGGCAGTCTTCATTGCTACTCAGCTGCCGTACAATCTTGTGATTCTTATCAGCACCACAGACCCAAACATCCACATGCATCCACACTTCATTTATGCAGTAACTATAACCGAAGCCATTGCTTATTTTCACGGCTGCCTCAATCCTGTCTTGTATTTCTTTATTGGGGTGAAATTCAGAAAAAACTTTGTGAGGCTCCTGAAAGATTTTAGATGTGCAGGGCCTCATGCAGTTACCAAGCCACTGAAAACAAGCGATGCTGAATGTTCTAAAACATTCTCTGCATCAACTAATGCAGAAGCCATCAGTATGCATCCAATATAA